One genomic window of Camelina sativa cultivar DH55 chromosome 5, Cs, whole genome shotgun sequence includes the following:
- the LOC104787580 gene encoding probable WRKY transcription factor 64, whose protein sequence is MFSNVDHKALAALLHGQGCANSLKTLLDNHEITSVLIEPLINTILDSFSLALSFVDSPSPPPHHESSSQNMAGLVLQRSSKKRICGIHVIKNYRDESPTPRPDDGFTWRKYGQKTIKTSVHQRSYYRCGYAKEHNCNATKRVQMIQDCPPVYRTTYMGQHTCKAIPVYDDTYGSEMIQFDQVVSESVMPRFTSTDNEAFNIKDEATDHTMNQECDINDFLVDYEPNEFPSFSYEDSVFF, encoded by the exons ATGTTTTCCAACGTCGATCACAAGGCTTTGGCAGCACTCCTTCATGGCCAAGGATGCGCTAACAGCCTCAAGACGCTTCTCGACAACCACGAAATAACTTCGGTTTTGATAGAGCCACTCATTAACACCATTCTTGATTCCTTCTCACTTGCTCTATCTTTTGTGGATTCTCCTAGTCCTCCACCACACCATGAGTCTTCTTCTCAAAACATGGCAGGTCTTGTCCTTCAAAGATCATCAAAGAA AAGGATTTGCGGAATACATGTGATAAAGAATTACAGAGACGAGTCCCCGACTCCGCGCCCTGATGACGGTTTCACCTGGAggaaatatggacaaaaaaccATCAAAACATCGGTGCACCAAAG GTCTTACTATCGGTGTGGCTATGCAAAAGAGCATAACTGCAATGCTACAAAGCGGGTGCAGATGATCCAAGACTGTCCTCCAGTGTACAGAACCACATATATGGGTCAACATACATGTAAAGCTATCCCGGTTTATGATGATACGTACGGTTCAGAAATGATTCAGTTTGACCAAGTTGTGTCTGAATCGGTTATGCCTCGATTCACATCAACTGATAACGAAGCATTCAACATTAAGGACGAAGCCACAGACCATACCATGAATCAAGAATGTGATATTAACGATTTTTTGGTGGATTATGAACCGAATGAGTTTCCCTCATTTTCATATGAAGACTCGGTGTTTTTTTGA
- the LOC109133042 gene encoding E3 ubiquitin-protein ligase SINA-like 2 encodes MVNDTNAEKHLAVEASTSHQKRQPVPSKVHDEGENGGGGDVAARRSGALLELNLLDCPVCSHALTVPIFQCENGHIACSSCCMILRNKCPDCNLHIGNYRCRILERIIKAMIVPCPNAIHGCTEKVSHGQELAHEKECVFAPCYCPEPDCNYTGMYKDLYSHYYANYKNVSKRFVSGCSRHADLDLGKKILVLQENNDGPLVVIQCLNGPQGLCLTVNCIAPPTPGVGEFSFRLSYTFGDVTMSFEKDKMNKIQKVSFQPPEKCFTVVPSDFMSHFEVFIWIVRLQEESEEEEEDQD; translated from the exons ATGGTGAACGATACAAACGCCGAGAAACACCTCGCCGTAGAAGCGTCGACCAGCCACCAAAAGAGACAACCAGTTCCCTCCAAAGTTCATGATGAAGGCGAgaatggtggaggaggagatgtGGCAGCACGACGATCGGGGGCGTTGTTGGAGCTCAATCTCCTCGATTGTCCCGTTTGCAGTCATGCACTCACCGTTCCTATCTTTCAG TGTGAAAATGGACATATagcttgttcttcttgttgtatGATTCTGAGGAATAAATGCCCTGATTGTAATTTGCACATTGGTAACTACCGATGCCGAATACTGGAGAGGATTATTAAAGCAATGATTGTTCCATGCCCAAACGCCATACACGGTTGCACCGAGAAGGTCTCTCATGGCCAGGAGTTAGCCCATGAGAAGGAATGCGTTTTCGCTCCGTGCTACTGTCCTGAACCAGACTGCAACTACACCGGGATGTACAAGGATCTCTACAGTCACTACTACGCTAACTACAAGAATGTATCAAAACGTTTTGTGTCTGGTTGTTCCCGTCATGCAGACCTGGACCTTGGGAAGAAGATTTTGGTCCTTCAGGAAAATAATGATGGTCCATTGGTTGTGATTCAGTGTCTCAATGGGCCACAAGGATTGTGTCTGACTGTGAACTGTATAGCACCTCCAACTCCAGGAGTTGGAGAGTTCTCCTTTCGTCTCTCCTACACGTTTGGAGATGTGACTATGTCCTTTGAAAAGGATAAGATGAATAAGATTCAAAAAGTGAGCTTCCAACCTCCTGAGAAGTGCTTTACAGTAGTTCCTTCTGATTTCATGAGTCATTTTGAGGTTTTTATTTGGATCGTTCGGCTacaagaagaatcagaagaagaagaagaggatcaagACTAA
- the LOC109132913 gene encoding uncharacterized protein LOC109132913, producing MVDKDWVHLCRADPAYERGATNFVRAVSADMGDVDLIVCPCIDCRNIDRHAGSIVVDHLVTRGMDEAYKMRSDWYHHGELNPVVDGESNQSQWNDEIFGLYQAAEYLDEEFANTDELSQIAEGEDLKEDEFLAKLGDAETPLYPSCVNHSKLSAIVSLFRLKTQNGWSDKSFNDLLETLPEMLPEDNVLHTSLYEVKKFLKSFDMGYQKIHACVNDCILFRKKYQTLENCPKCKASRWKTNMHTGEVKKGVPHKVLRYFPIIPRFKRMFRSVDMAKDLRWHFNNKSSDGKLRHPVDSVTWDQMNAKYPSFASEERNLRLGLSTDGFNPFNMKNTMYSCWPVMLVNYNLPPDLCMKKENIMLTLLIPGPQQPGNNIDVYLEPLIEDLQHMWNDGELTYDAVSKSTFTLKAILLWTISDFPAYGNLAGCKVKGKMGCPLCGKNTDNMWLKFSRKHVYMCHRKDLPPTHSFRWKKSWFDGKAEHGRKKRVLSGQEISQHLKNFKNNFGNLKQSACKRKRMASTGLGSDSEDLSSESEEDEEEEIDEEEISRWKKRSIFFRLPYWEELPVRHNLDVMHVERNVAVSIVSTLLHCGKSKDGLNARKDLEVLGIRKELHPRTQGKRTYLPAAVWSLSKGEKKIFCRRLFYFKGPDGYCSNISRGVSLQDCKVTGLKSHDYHVIMQQLLPIALRGLLPKGPRVAIVRLCAFFNQLCQRVIDRDQILAMEAEIVETLCMFERYFPPTFFDIMVHLTVHLGREARLGGPVHFRWMYPFERYMKVLKDYVRNTARPEGCIAECYLSEECIRFCSEFLKKTTNVQEKMDRNTDFENNTILEGHPISAGTPITLTEAEKKIAHMTVIQNMVFVDPYVELVSNVTVSVDNKSQNSGVFYEATAICRSSAKDTSQVMDLVSYYGRVTDIILLDYNVFYVPLFHCQWAVRGNGVKGSILASQAKQVFYSRENESSSWYVAMRGPSRRYTQKEYEDGIADIRPLPPDIDVGVDLDESENERTDCEGIYV from the exons ATGGTGGACAAGGATTGGGTGCATCTTTGCAG AGCTGATCCTGCGTATGAGAGAGGGGCTACAAATTTTGTTCGAGCTGTGTCTGCGGATATGGGAGACGTTGATTTGATTGTATGTCCTTGCATTGATTGCCGTAATATTGATCGGCATGCTGGCAGTATAGTAGTTGATCATCTGGTAACAAGAGGAATGGATGAAGCATATAAGATGCGGTCtgattggtatcatcatggagaaTTGAATCCAGTGGTTGATGGTGAAAGCAATCAAAGTCAGTGGAATGATGAGATTTTTGGGTTATATCAAGCGGCTGAATATCTGGATGAGGAGTTTGCTAATACGGATGAGTTGAGTCAGATTGCAGAGGGTGAGGATTTGAAAGAAGATGAGTTCCTTGCAAAGCTTGGGGATGCTGAAACACCATTATATCCATCATGTGTCAACCATAGCAAGCTGTCAGCTATTGTATCACTGTTCAGACTAAAGACACAGAATGGCTGGTCTGACAAGAGCTTCAATGATCTGTTGGAGACATTGCCAGAGATGTTACCAGAAGACAATGTGCTGCACACATCACTATATGAGGtgaagaaatttttgaaatccTTTGATATGGGTTACCAGAAGATTCATGCATGTGTCAATGATTGCATCCTATTCAGAAAAAAGTACCAGACGCTTGAGAACTGTCCTAAATGCAAAGCTTCAAGATGGAAGACTAACATGCATACTGGAGAAGTAAAGAAAGGTGTCCCTCATAAAGTATTACGGTACTTCCCCATAATCCCACGCTTTAAGAGAATGTTTAGGTCTGTTGATATGGCTAAGGATTTAAGGTGGCACTTTAATAACAAGAGTAGCGATGGAAAACTCCGCCACCCTGTGGATTCAGTCACATGGGATCAGATGAATGCTAAATACCCTTCATTTGCATCTGAAGAAAGAAATCTGAGGCTTGGACTTTCCACTGATGGATTTAATCCATTCAACATGAAGAATACCATGTATAGTTGCTGGCCTGTTATGTTAGTAAACTACAATCTGCCACCTGACTTATGCATGAAGAAGGAGAACATCATGCTTACATTGCTAATTCCTGGTCCACAACAGCCGGGTAATAATATAGATGTGTACTTAGAACCACTCATTGAGGATCTACAACATATGTGGAACGATGGGGAGTTAACATATGATGCTGTTAGTAAATCAACTTTTACTCTTAAGGCAATCCTGCTATGGACGATTAGTGATTTTCCTGCTTATGGGAATCTTGCAGGCTGCAAAGTAAAAGGTAAAATGGGATGTCCTTTATGTGGGAAAAATACAGACAATATGTGGTTGAAGTTCAGTAGAAAACATGTCTACATGTGCCATAGAAAGGATCTGCCACCAACTCATAGTTTTCGGTGGAAGAAGTCTTGGTTTGATGGAAAAGCTGAACatgggagaaagaaaagagtattAAGTGGGCAGGAAATTTCTCAACatttgaaaaatttcaaaaacaactTTGGCAATTTGAAACAGTCTGCATGTAAGAGGAAAAGGATGGCATCAACTGGATTGGGTTCTGATAGTGAGGATTTATCTAGTGAatctgaggaagatgaagaggaagagatagACGAGGAGGAGATATCAAGATGGAAGAAACGGTCAATCTTTTTTAGACTACCTTATTGGGAG GAGCTACCCGTAAGACATAACCTTGATGTAATGCATGTGGAGAGAAATGTGGCTGTGAGTATAGTATCGACATTGTTGCATTGTGGGAAATCTAAGGATGGTCTTAATGCTCGCAAAGATCTGGAGGTCCTTGGTATTAGGAAGGAATTGCATCCTAGAACACAAGGAAAAAGAACATACTTACCTGCAGCAGTTTGGTCTTTGTCCAAGGGAGAGAAAAAGATTTTTTGTAGGCGACTTTTTTATTTCAAAGGCCCAGATGGATACTGCTCAAACATATCAAGAGGCGTATCATTACAAGACTGTAAGGTCACAGGTCTGAAATCCCATGATTATCACGTGAtaatgcaacaacttcttccaaTTGCACTTAGAGGTTTGTTACCCAAAGGTCCGAGGGTAGCAATTGTACGCTTATGCGCATTCTTCAATCAGTTGTGTCAGCGAGTAATTGATAGGGATCAGATATTGGCAATGGAAGCTGAGATTGTTGAAACTCTTTGCATGTTTGAAAGATATTTTCCTCCAACTTTCTTCGATATCATGGTGCATTTGACGGTACATCTAGGACGTGAAGCTCGGCTAGGTGGTCCAGTTCATTTTAGATGGATGTACCCATTTGAGAGGTATATGAAAGTTCTTAAAGACTATGTGAGAAACACTGCAAGACCAGAGGGGTGTATTGCTGAATGCTACCTTTCAGAAGAATGCATCCGGTTTTGTAgtgaatttttgaaaaagacTACAAATGTTCAAGAAAAGATGGATAGAAACACTGACTTTGAGAACAACACGATTCTGGAAGGACATCCAATATCTGCAGGCACTCCAATCACTCTTACTGAAGCGGAGAAGAAAATAGCCCATATGACTGTCATACAAAATATGGTTTTTGTTGATCCTTATGTTGA GCTAGTTAGCAACGTCACAGTCTCAGTTGATAACAAAAGTCAGAATAGTGGTGTTTTTTATGAGGCTACGGCAATCTGTAGGTCTAGTGCAAAGGACACTTCACAAGTGATGGATTTGGTATCTTACTATGGGAGAGTAACTGACATTATATTGTTGGACTATAATGTCTTTTACGTCCCTCTCTTCCATTGTCAATGGGCAGTAAGGGGAAATGGAGTTAAG GGATCCATACTAGCCTCTCAAGCTAAGCAAGTGTTTTACTCAAGGGAAAATGAGTCATCGAGTTGGTATGTGGCTATGAGAGGTCCTTCAAGAAGATACACtcagaaagaatatgaagatgGAATAGCAGACATTAGGCCATTGCCACCAGATATTGACGTTGGTGTTGACTTGGATGAATCTGAAAATGAGCGAACAGATTGTGAAGGAATATATGTGTGA